One uncultured Alphaproteobacteria bacterium genomic region harbors:
- a CDS encoding conserved hypothetical protein (Evidence 4 : Homologs of previously reported genes of unknown function), producing the protein MGRTLSEAEFEALVENLLASDPVESFGRLHVVTLADSRDDPDWKRKLPKFRAIAEAVLKARLARDEAFFPSAPGQYVLVLGRLGEAEGAVRAAAIAREIRGRLFGETGRDREVTARVVPLARWGGCRSGGRAAGGSAAGPSPPAKAPGRHGIRLDAMFQPIWDALGETVIGNRETIRRIFETREIVGPAVLFGGEDDPLALEVNAVLRRGAGAGVACRATLFLAQVVNSLVMRDIAPIREWVAEAVRLHRDEVVVELTGGVAAVGRPRLRDLIRTIRAAGASVAVQTFPDMETARIVRELGVRYLCVDEAQVRVAGLSPSAIMALFTVIAHEVRSLGLHLCLWNVKTPQEIKRAIPLGFRYFSGGAIGEMSRLPAEPCLKSAEQVFA; encoded by the coding sequence ATGGGTCGAACTCTGAGCGAGGCCGAATTCGAGGCTCTGGTCGAAAATCTTCTCGCGTCCGATCCCGTCGAATCGTTCGGCAGGCTTCACGTCGTCACTCTTGCCGATTCCCGGGACGATCCGGACTGGAAGCGCAAGCTCCCCAAGTTCCGCGCGATCGCCGAGGCCGTTCTCAAAGCCCGTCTCGCCCGGGACGAAGCCTTCTTTCCCAGCGCACCCGGGCAATACGTGCTGGTGCTCGGCCGTCTCGGCGAGGCCGAGGGGGCGGTGCGCGCCGCCGCGATCGCACGCGAGATCCGCGGACGGTTGTTCGGCGAAACCGGCCGGGATCGCGAAGTCACCGCCCGCGTCGTGCCGCTCGCCCGGTGGGGGGGCTGCCGGTCCGGGGGGCGTGCGGCGGGAGGCTCCGCCGCCGGGCCGTCGCCGCCTGCGAAGGCGCCCGGCAGGCACGGCATCCGGCTCGACGCGATGTTCCAGCCGATATGGGATGCGCTCGGCGAAACCGTGATCGGCAATCGCGAAACCATCCGGCGGATCTTCGAGACTCGCGAGATCGTCGGTCCCGCCGTGCTGTTCGGCGGCGAGGACGATCCGCTCGCCCTGGAGGTCAACGCGGTGCTTCGCCGGGGTGCCGGGGCCGGCGTGGCGTGCCGCGCGACGCTGTTTCTGGCGCAGGTGGTCAATTCCCTGGTGATGCGGGATATCGCTCCGATCCGCGAATGGGTCGCCGAGGCGGTTCGGCTCCACCGCGACGAGGTGGTGGTCGAACTGACGGGCGGCGTCGCCGCGGTGGGACGTCCGCGCCTGCGGGATCTGATCCGCACGATCCGCGCGGCGGGGGCGAGCGTGGCGGTGCAGACCTTCCCCGACATGGAGACCGCCCGCATCGTCCGCGAACTCGGCGTACGCTATCTCTGCGTCGACGAGGCACAGGTTCGCGTCGCCGGTCTCAGCCCTTCGGCGATCATGGCGCTGTTCACGGTGATCGCTCACGAGGTGCGCAGCCTCGGCCTGCATCTGTGCCTGTGGAACGTGAAGACGCCGCAGGAGATCAAGCGGGCGATTCCTTTGGGCTTCCGCTATTTTTCCGGCGGCGCGATCGGCGAGATGTCGCGGCTTCCCGCCGAACCCTGCCTCAAGTCCGCCGAGCAGGTATTCGCCTGA
- a CDS encoding GCN5-related N-acetyltransferase: MISEIRPIRTRRCRIAALRAEDARAVQAITDASVTARVHFLPEPFTLADAEALIAGGEAGQEFLGVWEREGAALLGVIGVHPNAGYEIEMGYWFAAAARGRGLAGEAVEAVIAALADVAPARRIVAECLRENRPSWKLLERVGFSATGRKGARPGRELLAWRAPAGGVRFDVC; encoded by the coding sequence ATGATATCCGAAATCAGACCGATCAGAACCCGGCGTTGCCGCATCGCGGCGTTGCGCGCGGAAGACGCGCGCGCGGTGCAGGCGATCACCGATGCTTCGGTGACCGCGCGGGTGCATTTTCTCCCCGAGCCGTTCACCCTGGCGGATGCCGAGGCGCTGATCGCGGGCGGCGAGGCCGGGCAGGAGTTCCTCGGGGTGTGGGAGCGGGAGGGCGCCGCGCTGCTGGGGGTGATCGGCGTGCATCCCAATGCCGGATACGAGATCGAGATGGGGTATTGGTTCGCCGCCGCGGCGCGCGGCCGGGGACTGGCGGGCGAGGCGGTGGAAGCGGTGATCGCGGCGCTGGCCGACGTCGCCCCGGCGCGGCGGATCGTCGCCGAATGCCTGCGGGAGAACCGTCCGTCGTGGAAGCTGCTGGAGCGGGTCGGCTTTTCCGCCACCGGCCGCAAGGGCGCGCGGCCGGGGCGGGAACTGCTGGCGTGGCGCGCTCCGGCGGGCGGGGTGCGCTTCGACGTGTGCTGA
- the mutY gene encoding A/G-specific adenine glycosylase codes for MFALAPDQLSARLLAWYDAGHRDLPWRPAPGMRGEPYRVWLSEVMLQQTTVAAVIPYYRAFLDRWPTVEALAAAPDAEVMAAWAGLGYYSRARNLLACARAVAARGGFPATERELRGLPGLGPYTAAAVAAIAFGEAAAAVDGNVERVLARLHDDPTPLPAFKARARALAQALVPADRPGDFVQATIDLGATVCRPRNPDCLLCPWRDACRARAAGTEASRPVRPAKAARPHRLGTVYWVWGAKGVWLVRRPEKGLLGGMLGLPTGDWVVGETRPRIAGAWAGITLNRPVVHVFTHFSLDLAVVKVHIPSDTPDDDVAAAFGEGFWGARADLEGLPTVMQKARKLAEENR; via the coding sequence TCGCGCTCGCTCCCGATCAGCTCTCCGCCCGCCTGCTCGCCTGGTACGACGCCGGTCATCGCGATCTGCCGTGGCGGCCCGCCCCGGGTATGCGCGGCGAGCCCTACCGCGTCTGGCTTTCCGAGGTGATGCTGCAGCAGACCACGGTGGCGGCGGTGATTCCCTACTATCGGGCGTTCCTCGACCGCTGGCCGACGGTGGAGGCGCTCGCCGCCGCGCCCGACGCCGAGGTGATGGCGGCGTGGGCCGGGCTCGGCTACTACTCGCGCGCCCGCAACCTGCTGGCGTGCGCCCGAGCGGTGGCGGCGCGGGGCGGCTTTCCGGCTACCGAGCGGGAGCTGCGCGGGCTCCCCGGCCTCGGCCCCTACACCGCCGCGGCGGTGGCGGCGATCGCGTTCGGTGAGGCGGCGGCGGCGGTCGACGGCAACGTCGAGCGGGTGCTCGCGCGCCTCCACGACGATCCCACGCCGCTGCCCGCCTTCAAGGCCAGGGCGCGGGCGCTGGCGCAGGCGCTGGTGCCCGCCGACCGCCCCGGCGACTTCGTTCAGGCGACCATCGATCTCGGCGCGACGGTGTGCCGTCCGCGCAATCCGGATTGTCTCCTCTGCCCCTGGCGCGACGCCTGCCGCGCCCGCGCCGCCGGGACCGAGGCGAGCCGCCCGGTGCGCCCGGCGAAAGCGGCGCGGCCGCACCGCCTCGGCACCGTCTACTGGGTGTGGGGGGCGAAGGGGGTGTGGCTGGTGCGACGGCCGGAGAAGGGCCTGCTCGGCGGCATGCTCGGCCTGCCGACCGGCGACTGGGTCGTCGGCGAGACCCGCCCGCGGATCGCCGGGGCGTGGGCGGGCATAACCCTCAACCGTCCGGTCGTCCACGTCTTCACCCACTTCTCGCTCGATCTCGCGGTGGTGAAGGTGCACATTCCCTCGGACACGCCCGACGACGACGTCGCCGCGGCGTTCGGCGAAGGCTTCTGGGGCGCGCGCGCCGACCTCGAAGGTCTGCCGACGGTGATGCAGAAGGCGCGCAAACTCGCTGAGGAAAACCGATGA
- a CDS encoding Methyl-accepting chemotaxis sensory transducer with Pas/Pac sensor → MFSFLRSKTSDAEAVLAAISRSQAMIQFDLSGRILDANDTFLALMGYTLDEVRGRSHSLFVDPEYARSPDYAEFWKRLNRGEASVSRFKRIGKGGREVWIEAAYTPVLDARGKPVKVVKIATDVTERRNHTADLEGQIAAIHKSQAVIAFDLDGVILDANPNFLKTMGYGLDEIKGKHHRIFVEPDYAKSADYAEFWKRLRAGQFQQAQYKRIGKGGRVVWIEASYNPILDAAGRPVKVIKFATDITRQIELLANLKVLIDENFAEVETAIGNTSRQASAASGDAETTSSNVETVASAAEELAASIAEISRSMAQSRSAADGMVDKIAAADSASQRLTDATDAMTSIAELIQSIAAQINMLALNATIERARAGAAGKGFAVVAGEVKTLAAQVGRATEQISGEIGGVQSASAAVARALDDIRGGVSAMREYVGSTASAVEEQSAVTRDMSSSMQSASDAVTRIREGVGEITAASTRAEQAIVRTKEAARVLQR, encoded by the coding sequence ATGTTCTCGTTCCTGCGTTCGAAGACGTCCGACGCCGAAGCGGTCCTCGCCGCCATCAGCCGGTCCCAGGCGATGATCCAGTTCGACCTGTCGGGCCGGATTCTCGACGCCAACGACACCTTCCTTGCGCTGATGGGCTACACGCTCGACGAGGTCCGGGGCAGGTCCCACAGCCTGTTCGTCGACCCGGAGTACGCCCGGAGCCCCGACTACGCCGAATTCTGGAAGCGCCTCAACCGCGGCGAGGCTTCGGTCTCGCGGTTCAAACGCATCGGCAAGGGGGGCCGCGAGGTGTGGATCGAGGCCGCCTACACGCCGGTGCTCGACGCCCGCGGCAAACCGGTGAAGGTGGTCAAGATCGCCACCGACGTGACCGAGCGGCGGAACCACACCGCCGACCTCGAAGGCCAGATCGCCGCGATCCACAAGTCCCAGGCGGTGATCGCGTTCGATCTCGACGGCGTGATCCTCGACGCCAATCCCAACTTCCTCAAGACGATGGGCTACGGGCTCGACGAGATCAAAGGCAAGCACCACCGCATCTTCGTCGAACCCGACTATGCGAAAAGCGCCGACTACGCGGAGTTCTGGAAACGCCTGCGCGCCGGACAATTCCAGCAGGCGCAGTACAAGCGGATCGGCAAGGGCGGCCGGGTGGTGTGGATCGAGGCCTCCTACAACCCGATTCTCGACGCCGCCGGTCGGCCGGTGAAGGTGATCAAGTTCGCCACCGACATTACCCGGCAGATCGAGCTGCTCGCCAACCTCAAGGTGCTGATCGACGAGAACTTCGCCGAGGTCGAGACCGCGATCGGCAACACCAGCCGTCAGGCCTCCGCCGCCTCCGGCGACGCCGAAACCACCTCGTCGAACGTCGAGACCGTCGCGTCGGCCGCCGAGGAGCTGGCCGCGTCGATCGCCGAGATCTCGCGCAGCATGGCGCAGTCGCGCTCGGCCGCCGACGGCATGGTCGACAAGATCGCCGCCGCCGACAGCGCCTCGCAGCGGCTCACCGACGCCACCGACGCGATGACCAGCATCGCCGAACTGATCCAGTCGATCGCCGCGCAGATCAACATGCTCGCGCTCAACGCCACCATCGAGAGAGCGCGCGCGGGCGCGGCGGGCAAGGGCTTCGCCGTGGTCGCGGGCGAGGTCAAGACTCTCGCCGCCCAGGTCGGCCGCGCCACCGAACAGATCTCGGGCGAGATCGGCGGCGTGCAGAGCGCCTCCGCCGCGGTCGCCCGCGCCCTCGACGATATCCGCGGCGGCGTCTCGGCGATGCGCGAATACGTCGGCTCGACCGCTTCGGCGGTGGAGGAGCAGAGCGCCGTCACCCGAGACATGTCGTCGAGCATGCAGTCCGCCTCCGACGCGGTTACCCGCATCCGCGAAGGCGTCGGCGAGATCACCGCCGCCTCGACGCGGGCCGAACAGGCGATCGTCCGCACCAAGGAGGCCGCCCGGGTTCTGCAGCGGTAG
- a CDS encoding putative homoserine/homoserine lactone efflux protein (Evidence 3 : Function proposed based on presence of conserved amino acid motif, structural feature or limited homology): MIPTATLVAFTAAASLLSLAPGPDNLFVLTQSALKGRVAGLMATLGLCSGLVVHTTLVAFGVAAVFQTSEVAFTALKLVGAAYLAWLAWKALRAPAEAMAGAAGQPLDLKRMYLRGILMNLTNPKVAIFFLAFLPQFADPARGALAAQMFVLGGVFIVCAWVVFSAIAVAADGLSGWMRRSPRGQVFLNRAAGVVFLGLAARLAMAQR, translated from the coding sequence ATGATTCCGACCGCCACCCTCGTTGCGTTCACCGCTGCGGCGAGTCTGCTCTCTCTCGCGCCGGGGCCGGACAATCTCTTCGTCCTCACCCAGTCGGCACTCAAGGGCCGGGTCGCCGGGCTGATGGCGACCCTCGGCCTGTGCTCCGGCCTCGTCGTCCATACCACCCTGGTGGCGTTCGGCGTCGCGGCGGTGTTCCAGACCTCCGAGGTGGCGTTCACCGCCCTGAAGCTGGTCGGCGCGGCCTATCTCGCCTGGCTCGCGTGGAAGGCCCTGCGCGCCCCGGCGGAGGCGATGGCGGGGGCGGCCGGTCAGCCCCTCGACCTCAAGCGGATGTACCTGCGCGGCATCCTCATGAATCTCACCAATCCCAAGGTGGCGATCTTCTTCCTCGCCTTCCTGCCGCAGTTCGCCGATCCGGCGCGCGGTGCTCTGGCGGCGCAGATGTTCGTCCTCGGCGGCGTGTTCATCGTCTGCGCCTGGGTGGTGTTCTCGGCGATCGCGGTCGCCGCCGACGGCCTTTCCGGATGGATGCGCCGCTCGCCGCGGGGGCAGGTGTTCCTCAACCGCGCCGCCGGAGTCGTGTTTCTCGGCCTCGCCGCGCGTCTGGCTATGGCTCAAAGGTAG
- a CDS encoding conserved hypothetical protein (Evidence 4 : Homologs of previously reported genes of unknown function) produces MSDRFFVVTGGPGSGKTTLIDALAALGFRHMPEAGRAIIRDQRRIGGNALPWGDRAAFAELMLAWEMRSWSEALAHPGPVIFDRGVPDVIGYLDLCGLPVPEHVARAAKIFRYARTVFVAPPWREIFTGDAERTQDFAEAEATHAAMLRTYAALGYEPVPLPFATVNARAAAVAEHIASQFASATPGDSRSDHRDAFRRP; encoded by the coding sequence ATGTCCGACCGTTTCTTCGTCGTCACCGGAGGCCCCGGCTCCGGCAAGACCACCCTGATCGACGCCCTCGCCGCGCTGGGCTTCCGGCACATGCCCGAGGCGGGCCGGGCGATCATCCGCGACCAGCGCCGGATCGGCGGGAACGCGCTGCCGTGGGGCGACCGCGCGGCGTTCGCGGAACTGATGCTGGCGTGGGAGATGCGCTCCTGGAGCGAGGCCCTCGCGCATCCGGGGCCGGTGATCTTCGACCGCGGCGTGCCCGACGTGATCGGCTATCTCGACCTCTGCGGCCTGCCGGTGCCGGAGCACGTCGCCCGCGCGGCGAAGATCTTCCGCTACGCGCGCACGGTGTTCGTCGCGCCGCCGTGGCGCGAGATCTTCACCGGCGACGCCGAGCGCACGCAGGATTTCGCCGAGGCCGAAGCGACCCATGCCGCGATGCTGCGCACCTATGCCGCGCTCGGGTACGAGCCCGTGCCGTTGCCGTTTGCGACGGTGAACGCGCGCGCCGCCGCCGTCGCCGAGCACATCGCTTCGCAATTCGCGAGTGCGACTCCCGGCGACTCCCGGTCCGACCATCGCGACGCCTTCCGAAGACCATGA